CACGCCTCTTAGTCTTGGGCTCGAGACTGCTGGGGGTGTTATGACTGTTCTAATTCCGAGAAACACTACGATTCCAACGAAGAAAGAGCAAATTTTCTCGACCTATTCGGACAATCAACCTGGGGTTTTGATCCAAGTTTATGAAGGAGAAAGAGCTCGAACCAAGGACAACAATCTTCTCGGGAAATTCGAGCTTACTGGTATTCCTCCAGCGCCAAGAGGGGTTCCTCAAATCAACGTTTGTTTCGACATAGACGCGAATGGGATTTTGAATGTGTCAGCAGAGGATAAAACAGCTGGGGTGAAGAACAAGATTACCATTACTAACGACAAGGGAAGGTTGAGCAAGGAAGAGATTGAGAAAATGGTGAAAGAAGCAGAGAAGTACAAGTCAGAGGATGAGGAAGTGAAGAAGAAAGTGGAGGCAAAGAATGCTCTGGAGAACTATGCATATAACATGAGGAATACTGTGAGGGATGAGAAGGTTGCGGGGAAATTGGACCCAGCTGACAAGGAGAAGATTGAGAAGGCAGTGAGTGATGCTATAGATTGGTTGGAGAAAAACCAGTTGGCTGAGATTGATGAGCTTGAGGACAAGACGAAGGAGTTGGAGGGACTGTGTGGCCCTATTATTGCTAAGATGTATCAAGGTGGTGGGGCTGGAGATATGCCTATGGGGGGTGACATGCCTGGTGGTGCTGGTGGCTATGGTGGTGGGTCCACAAGGTCCACCGGAAATTCTGGACCTGGGCCTAAGATTGAAGAGGTTGATTGAGGAGGTTACTGAAGTTAGGAGTATTGGTTTACTTTGTATTGGTCACTTTTGTTTGGGTGAAGTGTGAGGCTTTTGAAGTTATGATTAGTTAATATGTTTTTCCtactttttgtttattaataTGAATATGTAAAGCATGTAACTAGAGGTTTtcatgttataaataaaaataattttcagttttcagttgtGGTATCAGAAATTTGTGACGaatgatttataaattttcCCTGTGAATCCTTTCCATTCTTATGTGATTATCTTCTGACTTGAGTTCCTAAATAAAATCGCTGGAGTTTCATCTTGAGGGCCACCAATAGCAGTATGGCCCCATAAAATGTGTGTTACACATCTAAGGGCTCATCATTATATAACTAATAGTCTAATACTCCAATAGCAGTTTGGCACCAAAAAAGTTACTCACTGTTGTGAGCTACAGTGTGTTATCTAACTAACTACCCTATCCAACCTCAAAACAAAGACACTAAACACTGACTGTTAGCATTCCTGATCctaacctatatatatatatatatatataattttttttttctttttcaccaaGAAATAAAAAGGTCAAACACACACTTGATAGGATTTGATGTCTCAAATCTTTTGGATAACCTCGGTTAGAATTTTAAGTTCTTTGATTGGATATCAATGACATGACTTTCATGCTTTGAGGTGACATGATAATAACATGGGAACATCTTTAATTGCTTCACGCAAACAATTGAAAGATGGTGCTTTCTTTAGAAAACTAGCAAATGTTGGTACATTTGGTTAAAATTCTACTCAACTACTCCGATTTTTTACTGTTTTAGCTAAGCTTTCGATTAAATTTTCATCCAAAGGTTCAGCCAGCCCAAAAGCCCATTCTAGCCTGTAAACAACCAATAGGGCCCAATTAGGCCCGGCCCATAAGAGCCCATATATGGCCCACCACCCACAAAAAAGATTGTGGATAAGAAATAAGAACAACTCCATTTTGAATTCAGTACCACTCGCAATGGCTGGGATCACCAGCAGTAGCAGCAGCAGCTTCTGCTTTAAACCTTTCCTAACCAAAACGACACCGTTTTCCACACTCGAATCCAAGCTCTTCCGGCTCCGCTTTTCAAACCCTAATTCCGTAAACTCGAACGCAGTCTCTCTCTCCTCGAGTGTCGCCGCGATCACCGCCCGATACGGCGGCGGGTCCCGCCCCTCCGGTCCCGGAGGTTCGAGGCGGTTTCAGAAGAGCGACTCCGATGACGAACAAGCCCTAGACATCTCCTCCATTAGGTAACTGCTAATTCTCACATTTACATTCGTATTGATATTTGTGAAAGTTTAATTGAAGTGCTTGGTTTTGACAATAGGTCAGCTACGGTGAGGTTAATTGATGCGAAGCAGAATATGGTGAGTAGCTTTTTGTcgttttttgtgtgtatatgttAGTGTTCGTGTTTGGTGGCTGAGAAAATGGTGGGAAAGAAAATTTGATCTTTTATGAGTTGTTAAGTGCAATGTAATGATATACTGCTTGGTTGAGCTGTAGTTGGGAGATTGAGtttgttgtatttgtatttgtaggtaggagtggtttccacaaatgaGGCTATTCAAATGGCTGAGAGTGCTGAGCTTGATCTGGTATGCACTTTTTTTAgtcacattttttgtttttggaagtagtaatttactaattttacTAGCTCACAACTATGCTGAAGAATTTATGGGGAATGCTCAATTACAAATTCAAATAGACCTGGTGGAATTAATGcccaaatttgaattttaggcCAAAGTACAATGTTGTTGGTCCTGTCTCCTAATATTTAGTCCATGCACGATTTTAGTCTCTGGAGTTTAAAGTGATCGCTTTTAgttactaaaaaaattgaaagtgatCTCATTTAGTTTCTAACAGTCTTAAAGTGATAGATTTTAGTATCTACGCTTTTAGTCCGTAATGTGTCTAATAAATTGATACTGTGTGTCATTTCTTAATTTGTCCATGTCATatcctaaattttattttgtaaaatatttaaaatttaaaagaagtgGTAAAAATGTAGTGAATTTTACCAACTTTGTGGAATAGAAACTTTTAAGTTGGTCTAGGAATTATGAAGTATGTATTCATATGAAGTATATAATTTTCTGAAGCAACCCATGCTTCTGCTGATGTGTGATCAATATACTGAACATGGCAGTTGAGGAATATGGTTTCAAGTTATATTCAATGTGTTGCTATCTCTATAAATGAataaaggttttctttttgagcCTCTTGATGACACTTGGATAATTCTATTAATTTATTCATAAACTTGTTCCTACTCACTTATTTTGCAGGTTATATTATCCCCAGATGCAGATCCTCCTGTTGTCAAAATAATGGATTACAAGTATGATATTTTTCCCCCATAAGAAGAATTGCATTTTGATCTTTTAcctcattaattttttactattagtaagtaaaaactTAATTATGCTGTTATTTATCTTTTACAAAGAATTTTCAGGCTATGATTGTATTAAATTGGAACAATGAAAATTAAGTGGCTGTAAGTTACGCGTGTTTATGATTGGCATGTCTATGGTTCAAAAAGTAATTGGCCAGTATGTACAGCGTCAACCAGTAAACGGAAAATTGGAAGCTTGCTATCTATGTGATGGGTCCCTCAAAAAACCCAAGGGAGCCTCCATTAGTGTAGATATTGAAACATTTCCCTCAGTTGTGCTCTTATCTGTTGAAACATAATATTCCAAAGGACATATAAGCTATGTTGCCTATGGGTGACCCAAAATAAGCACTTCCCTATGTTGTCTCTTAATATTATTTAGGTTGTTGAGTTTAGAATGCAAATACATTCACATATGAAAGGCttatatgtttgtttagtttGTGGGACATTTTGTCTTCTCTATCAAGCATAATCAATGCTCTTTTTGCCCTTTCCCCTTTAAAATATAACTCTTTTAGGTGGTGTCTCTGGCTCTGCCCCATTCTTATGGGGCAGGAAATGCCATTTGAGATTTGGGAATTgcaaggcaaaaaaaaaaaatcaatacaagAATGGTACAAAGTTAAAAATGGAAGAGTATTGTCACTGTGCTTGATGGCATGTCTTGGTTATCACCCATGAAAAAAATGACTGTTCAAATCaatgttctatatgtttcttAATTCGacttttccctttgttttttatttatttttaaaaaatgtttgcCTTAAGTGTTATTTGACCTTAACGTCTCTTAATATGTATCTTCTCTCCCTTTTCAGTAAATATAGATATGAacagcaaaagaagaaaagagaacaGCAGAAGAAAAGTGCTGGTGAATGTCTTCCCTAATTAGCGTTTGCTGATTTTCTCTGATTTTATGTTTCTCAGATTTCAGAAAAGTTATTGACCAACGTGTGCTCTTAAATGTTAGCCAATCGCATGGATTTGAAGGAGCTCAAAATGGGGTAACATACTTGGTCAAAATTCATTTACAATTCTTCAATTATATggttctttgatttcttttgtggtAGTTACTCACTAAGGTCTGACGTTACTCAATcatattattgatttatataGACCGTTCTGTttcatgtaaaattttaaaagcatATTTCAGCATGATTATCtggttctttaatttttattggagAACAAAAATGTAATGTTTGAATAATGTCATGCAGCCTGGATTGGGCTTGATTATTTTTGGCAGTAGAAATATCTTTAATTTGAAGTGGTTAGGTAGCAACTTGCTCACAACACTTTCTATATTCCGCTATAACTTTGACTGAATTGGACATATCGCTTTGGGGTAGAGTTTTAGTTCCCTCCCTTATAACTTTGGGGTAGATTTTTGGTTCTCTCCCTTATAACTGTCCAATTGAAGGTGGACTTCTAATGTGCGGGACATTATAAGATTGGACCTTCTAATTGCGTATAGCCTTTTTTACGCTTTCTTAATTGCTtattgcttctctctctctctctctctctctctcctgtgCGTGGACTGGCTTACAAAATGTTAAAGgcttaaaattgaaattacaagaCATTGAACACTTGATTTGGAACCTTAATGTGTGGTTGGTTGGGTTTTGGCTATATGTTGTAGTGTTGACAATGTTAGTGATGAATTCATTGATGGAGGTATTGAGTTTGAGGGGTGTGTGCACTCTTTTGTACTTATATGTTTCAAATTCTATCATTTAATTCAAGGACTTGATCCAAAAGCTGAAGCTTTTGTGCTAGTAAGTATGtgtgttgtaattttttatttttggggtaAATGATCTTATTGATTCTCTTTGCAGTTACAATATTGATCAGCATGACTATTCTGTGCGTTTGAAAGCTGCTAGGAAGTTTTTGAACGATGGCGACAAGGTTGTTGAGATTTTCTTATGGTTACATCTTGTGGCTACTTAAATTAAGAGAGTTTATTGTGACCATTTTGAGATCTCAAATCATGCAGGTTAAGATTATAGTGAACCTCAAAGGTCGTGAAAATGATTTCAGGAATATCGCAATTGAGCTTATTAGACGTTTTCAGAATGATGTTGGGGAGGTACTCTTGATATGGGTCTATATtcttccccctcccccccctcCCTCCTTCGACACTCTTTTAAGTAGGCTTGTATTCTGCCATGAACAAGCATGTTGGGTACACCATGGTTGTTACCTGAGATCTAAGTCAAATGTTTACCATGTTTAGTTTGAAGATATTTAGTGTCAATCCCTGAAATATAGGCAAGAGGTCTACCCATTTTGGCTGCCTAATTCATGTGGAAACCAAGGCAAGGTTTCTTTTGACTACAGTGCCTTTTGGCTGTGAACTTCTAAATTGACTAAATTGCTGATAAAATTAAGTTCTCATCaattaaaagtttttggttTTGTAGACGGTGTGATGGAGTTCAACTCAAAAAACTTATCGTAAAagaagttatttaaaaaaaaaaaaaaaatctgaaatagAATCAATGatgtcaattaatatttaatacttAACAGTTGGTGATCAGTcagtttttttggttttgttttgttttgtttttcattgcTTCATGCTGAAGCAATTTAGCCCTTTATGAAATATGGTTCTGCTCCTGATTCTTGAGTTATTGTAGATTGGCATTAGCTTAGATCATGAGAAAGACTTAGGCACAGTACTTAGGTACTGTTCTTTAGGTTCCTttcttaagattctgccatgtggcttttttctcattgatggaagtgtattttttaagttaagtagccacatggcagaatcttaaaaggGGAGCTTAAGGAACAATACTTAATGTACTGtgcattttgtccttagatCATATATTGGAATGTTTGGGCATCCCATGGAAGTCAAATCATTCCATTAGTTCCCCCTCCCCTTTTgcttaaaatttaagaataccCATCTTTGTAATTGAACCATTGCAAAAGCTGATGTGGTGCGGTTGTCGCAAAACGTTTGAAGACTTTGTAATTATTCTTTTCAATGAAATcttaaaatgtgattttttaataaaaatgctTACCCACCAGGTATTATACAAATTTTAGTTGGAAGTGAACTCACTAAAGTGTTTGCAGGAAACCCTTGATGCACTTATTTTCAAATGTGTCAAACTGAATAGTCTTGTTCAGTTTCCAAAGAATGTTCAAATGGTGAAGTGATGGTTAATTAGGGTTTGCTTGGTCTGATTGGTTGGGCACTTTGTCTTGGGATATTCtctgaaattaaaatttgacTATAGAAAGGTTCCAGCTAGCCTGTTTGTAAAATCCCTGTGACATTGTGCTGGAGACCTAGTATTAATGCTAGCTTACATTAGGGTTGGGGGAATTTATGGTTAGCAATAGGTTTTCACCTTTGGaccaattaaaaatatattcaactaatTTTGCGAAAAGGAATGATTAAAGAATTCAATCAATGGCCTTGAGCAGTCTTATTTGGTTTGGACATTTGTGGTTCACTTCTCTTTTGTGATTCTCTTCTAGGTTCAGACATCTTTAATccattttatttatctattttccTGTTCACAGtctatgtatttaaatttttgttatagcTGTAAACTTGTAATTTCTTTATTCTGTGTCTTTAACCTTTCTTTAACCCCCTCTTGACATGCAGCTTGCAACTGAGGAGGCCAAAAACTTTCGTGACCGGaacatatttataattttggttCCAAATAAGGCTCTTCAACAAAAAGTTCAAGAACAACcaccaaagaaaaaagataagtcAGTTGTAAATGAAGTCTCAGCTAGTAGTGTCTGAGTGTGCTTGAAAATTTCATGTTGGTTTTGAAGTTAGAACAGTTACAGGGCgtcttcatttttattcttcAGCTAGTTTTGGGAACTTGGAAGTCATGTATAGCATTTAGTGTAACATATGCATGAGAATATGTTTACTAGATTTTTAATGATATTAGAAGTTACCTTTTCGGTTATAATAAATGTAGAGTTTTGGAAGGGAACTAATTTTTAATGatactttttaagttttaatatttggATGTCTGGCTATGTGAGGTTAATGACTAATTTTGACTCAACGTTTTAATGGAGGCTAGTTATCAACCTGTTATTTTCATGTCTGTCCCAGCACTTTGTCTATTCACACGGACAACTAATCTAAAGTAGTCTTTTTTTGTGACGAGTCTTTCAAAGTCAAGAGTAGGCCAAGTACACAAGAAGTTGTACATCACCCACTGGATATGAACTGTAGAGAATGATCCAAGGGTCTAACCACAAATTAAGTATGAAAGTTAAGGCAGAATTTGGACACAAGTAAAATACCTGAAATTTTCCTATTATGGCACTCCTCTTGATTTTAAGATATAAACAATCTGCAGTGATGTTATATTTTGATAATCATTGTGGCAATGAATTCGGCTTGAATGGTATTTTTCTCCTCCAGAAGTGCAAGTGTAGATTGTTGAGGAGTGAATCGGACACACGTCTTCTAAAGTTATCCTCTACTACAAAGTATAAAGTCCATCAACGTGTTACGTTGTGTTAATAGTATTTTGGTCTTGTATTCTTCTGTCTCTACTTACTGCTTTTATAGTTCTTTGAAGGTTATAGGTTTTTCATATCAACGAGTTGCTACTGTTTTGGTTATGATCTTATTGGGTATTGAGTTGCACCTCTTCCCCGCTTCCCTCTCTCGTCCTTcctgatttttttgttttgttttctctctgGGGAAAATGGAAGAAGAGAGGAAATTTGTTAACGGATATAGTCTACTCTATGTTCTTCTTTAGATGCCTTGTTTCACTCTGATAGTATTACTGCATATAAGATGCTTTGAACAGTTATCAGTTCTGCACTTGGCTACCCAGTGTTTATTGTGGGCACTAGTGGAACTATTTCATATCCTAAGCCATATGGTAGCATCAATTCACCATCAACTTGTTTTGACATGAATGGTAGAATATCAGACCTGACTTGTGTGTTAAATGGATGATCATTCTTTTGAGTAAACGCAGCAATCACTCCCCATTCTCTACAGTGCCTATGGGCTATGGCATCCTCGTTTGATTGGACTGAATTAGCTTCTTTACCTTATTCCaggaaagaaatttttttcaacagGTATATGCCCCTGAAATTTGTCAATTCCAACTCCATAGAAAATGCAAGGCCAACTCTGTTCGCATGTGCATGTCCTAGGTTCTAAGCTTTAAGATTATATATGAAGTAATGCACGTATACATGTACAAGTAGGAGAGGCTTGTCTTTCTAAGATAGAGAGACTTTATCTCGCATACCTAACGATGTGACTTGGCTTCATTTCTAAGTTCTTACATCCCAAGCATGGTAGTATCTCACATTCTTCTCGCGTATACACAGTAGCTAAGCTCATGAAGTTTTGAAAGCAAGGAACCTATActatttttaaagtattttcGCTGGCAGAGGGTAAACTGTCAACTATTAAAACATTAGGCGTCCGATTCTTCTTATTCTTTGCACTCCAATCCAATGGGTCCTATGCTAGGTGGAACAAACATTGGAATTGTAATTCCTGGAAAACGTTTTAGTTTCCAAATATTTATATACAATTACGTTAtcctaaatcaattaaaatttggttGACAGTTTAAGGTGTCACAATTAAGGTAAGAAACGACCATTGAAAACCCAATGATTCTTCTCGTCAACCATCCTATAGTGTAccatcccaaaaataaaaactgaataaATTTGTACGAGAATGCAATATTTAAATGATTGTAATAAAAATCTGTCACCTGTAGAGTGTAGAGCATAAGTTACAATGATATATCATAAGGTGTGGGATGTGACCTCAGCAGAATTAACCTCGGTCCAAGGAAGAGTAATTGCTGTTTGAGCGATTGAAATTGTGGTTACACACTGTTTTCAATTGATGTGAAACCAACAAAAATCTCGTTATCTTGAAAACAACTAGagataaaatttgaaagaaatttaataatttgtccTTTGAACCTGAAGAATTACTGTAAAAGATAATTAAACTAATCAGCTTGTGGTAACTCAGATTCATATTTGTTTGCAATTACAATTAATTACTGTGTGTGatgataattaaataattggGAGGGAGAATTTGAATATGAGACACCTTGGTTGGAAATATATAATAGAAAGTATTAGTTGGACTATATGTTTCTTCGCATTGGAACTGGCTTGAGTCTAGTGTTCTTGTACATTGAATCTGTTAAGATTTAGACACGTATCAAATAATTGTCACGTGTCCACATCTTAACGAATCCAGTGTACATAAGTATTGAACCCAATCTTGTCTGTAGGCATTTGATGATATTCAAAATACAATAGTGTAGGATTTCATGGAatgttttcttcaaaaatttggaaaaacaaatttttcatTATGTTTCTTTGGAGGTGTATTTGGGCCAAGCAACTTGAGACAATTTtgttccctctttttttttttaaatatttttttaaccttcTTTCTTAGGTATACTCAACACagatatagtttttatttttgactaCAAAATACTTTATCATTGAATTGTTGACAtcctaattaattatattatttgtacAACAAATTTAGCATTCATAACAAAAATTGCAATTTTGGCCATACAAATTCTCCTCTTttcatttgtcatttttttaaaaattttttccGTTAGATCTCTGATGACATTGAGTTACGACAAGGGTGGAGACGCcactatttctatttttttgataatatatattatactgttattttaaataattaaagtttacaCTACTCCTACACCCTCGTTCAATGGAGTTATCCGGCTTTTTTCTTAATGTTTCCTTGTATCATAAACTACTTGATTAAATTTCAATCATGTGGTATTGTATTAATTAATAGGTtatatgattgaatttaattatctttgaaaaataacattatttatttttatttttatattgatcaaTACAATTATATAACTAAATTCGATTGAAAAACCTAAAATACAACACATAAGCAAGTGTACCTAAAATTTGTTCACATAAACTAGTTTTTGGTCATAAGCAAAAATAGTAgttatttttaaactttaatgGAAGAGATGAAAGTAattaaggagagaaaaaaaattagaaagatgattaaaaaaattattttcgcTTTGGATTATGAAAGtattatattaataagtaataacattATTCTAaagttcatttatttatttgaaaagataattgtTGATTAAGGATTGTTTTAGAAGTATTTGATAATAGAGTTGATTATTCGAAAACTATCCgaaaaaattcttaattaatgaaacattaaaaaaaatttaacagtaaaaaataataattaagtttttctttaatataaacaaaatgaacaACTAAGTGGTCgttggagaaaataaaaaaaaggaaaaaaaagaaaagcctgGAGGGAAGGCTTGGATGGTAGTTGAAAAATAGAGGAAGCTTAACTTCAAGGCAATGGAGACCCTGCAACCAACAACACATTAGGTGAGAAGGAACTAAGCTCTTATGACCTACCTTCTTCATTCATAATATAGAAAGGAGCACCCTCACCATCTCACCCTcacctctctctcattctcacttttctcACAGTACTGCACACCCCATCATGGAAGCCAGTGCCGGTCTAGTCGCCGGGTCTCACAACCGCAATGAGCTTGTTGTCATTCATGGCCATGAAGAGGTACATCACGATACAAGAATAACCAAACAAGAAACTAAAACCAAGTTATAGTTTGTGCATTTGAATTTGTGTATGTATGTTTGTGTTGGGctaatatatatgtttgtatttttggttttggtgcAGCACAAGCCTTTGAGGAACTTGGATGGTCAGTTCTGTGAGATTTGTGGCGACCAAGTGGGACTAACAGTGGATGGAGATTTGTTTGTGGCCTGTAATGAGTGTGGTTTTCCTGTTTGCCGACCTTGCTATGAGTATGAGAGAAGAGAAGGAAGCCAACTTTGCCCTCAGTGCAAAACCAGATACAAGCGCCTCAAAGGTAatcaataaaacacaaaaaaacatgCATATCTTTGACGGGACAGATCAAGTTACGCCTAGTATAGTCTTTACGATGTTACAC
This genomic stretch from Castanea sativa cultivar Marrone di Chiusa Pesio chromosome 1, ASM4071231v1 harbors:
- the LOC142620980 gene encoding translation initiation factor IF3-2, chloroplastic; translation: MAGITSSSSSSFCFKPFLTKTTPFSTLESKLFRLRFSNPNSVNSNAVSLSSSVAAITARYGGGSRPSGPGGSRRFQKSDSDDEQALDISSIRSATVRLIDAKQNMVGVVSTNEAIQMAESAELDLVILSPDADPPVVKIMDYNKYRYEQQKKKREQQKKSAANRMDLKELKMGYNIDQHDYSVRLKAARKFLNDGDKVKIIVNLKGRENDFRNIAIELIRRFQNDVGELATEEAKNFRDRNIFIILVPNKALQQKVQEQPPKKKDKSVVNEVSASSV